Proteins found in one Oscillatoria nigro-viridis PCC 7112 genomic segment:
- a CDS encoding XisI protein, whose product MANVDLYRQHIQNLLSQHASLVWDERIQAQTIFDTERDHYQLVYVGWRNQRRIYGPVLHLDIMDNKIWIQQDGTEVGIANELVELGVPKQDIILGFDPPNMRQLSDFAIG is encoded by the coding sequence ATGGCAAATGTAGACCTTTACAGACAACACATCCAAAATCTGCTCTCCCAACACGCCAGTCTGGTGTGGGATGAGCGAATTCAGGCTCAAACTATCTTTGATACCGAGCGCGATCATTATCAATTAGTATATGTGGGCTGGCGCAATCAGCGGCGAATTTATGGCCCAGTTTTGCACCTGGATATTATGGACAATAAAATTTGGATTCAGCAGGATGGAACAGAGGTAGGTATTGCCAACGAACTTGTAGAATTAGGAGTTCCTAAGCAAGACATTATACTTGGTTTTGACCCCCCTAATATGCGACAATTAAGTGACTTTGCTATTGGATAA